One Hermetia illucens chromosome 4, iHerIll2.2.curated.20191125, whole genome shotgun sequence DNA segment encodes these proteins:
- the LOC119653685 gene encoding caspase-3-like: protein MNRKSKSKSEKSKTEVERKVSSTTVRSSESSVRREFRFVTYSVESSSTNRSISERQSMSRLGTSTDAIRQNPFNTEFGGGANRAVSEYCSPYTKRVIRSDAKVVYPPNTPAYNTNYPLRSSTVVTPQGLATPNSSGPPTYLKPFTVLGAVPKSGTVSTGSQVKTSLSNPVVKTGERLAQKKEPKLEPGVVYIFNQEKFDNEKEMRVGTDKDVAALRQTFHGLFKMQTNIFKDLTVKGIKKEIANIEKKDFAKKSCIVIVILTHGTRHDVVCARDGNYSIDDDMLFPMLNNKSLTNKPKIFIIQACKGDYATKEFVYADAKPCSLNAPVQIAKLYSTFEGFLSYRGDSGSLFIQIFCENLKKNKGMKTVLDVMGDTIHQIIHQYGARQVPTITHNLTIPLKFEDYV from the exons ATGAATAGGAAATCTAaatcaaaaagtgaaaaaagtaAGACGGAAGTTGAGAGGAAGGTCTCTTCTACAACTGTACGGTCCAGTGAATCTTCAGTAAGACGAGAATTCAGATTTGTAACTTATAGTGTAGAATCTTCGAGTACTAATCGGAGTATTAGTGAAAGACAGTCAATGAGTCGTTTAGGAACAAGTACAGATGCAATCCGGCAGAACCCTTTCAATACAGAATTTGGCGGTGGAGCTAACCGAGCTGTTTCCGAGTATTGCAGTCCTTATACGAAGAGGGTAATCAGATCGGATGCAAAAGTAGTGTATCCCCCGAACACACCGGCCTATAACACAAATTATCCACTAAGAAGTTCGACTGTTGTAACTCCTCAGGGGTTAGCAACTCCAAATTCTTCAGGTCCTCCCACATATTTGAAACCCTTTACTGTTTTGGGAGCTGTCCCAAAGAGTGGAACAGTTTCTACAGGAAGTCAAGTGAAAACTAGTCTCAGTAACCCTGTGGTGAAGACTGGGGAAAGATTGGCTCAAAAGAAAGAACCGAAATTGGAACCTGGCGTCGTGTATATCTTCAACCAAGAGAAATTTGACAATGAGAAAGAAATGCGGGTAGGGACCGACAAGGACGTGGCAGCCCTCAGACAAACGTTTCATGGGCTTTTCAAAATGCAAACAAATATCTTCAAGGATCTGACAGTTAAGGGAATTAAAAAGGAAATTGCGAACA ttgaaaaaaaagatttcgCCAAAAAATCATGCATTGTTATTGTCATCTTAACTCATGGAACGCGGCATGATGTAGTTTGCGCAAGGGATGGTAATTACTCCATTGACGATGACATGCTATTTCCCATGCTGAACAACAAATCACTCACCAACAAACCGAAAATTTTCATAATACAGGCTTGCAAGGGTGACTACGCAACCAAGGAGTTTGTCTATGCGGACGCAAAACCATGCTCTCTCAATGCACCAGTTCAAATTGCAAAATTGTACAGCACATTCGAAG GTTTTTTGAGCTACCGGGGAGATTCCGGGTCTttattcattcaaatattttgcgaaaatttgaaaaagaataaGGGGATGAAGACTGTTCTTGATGTAATGGGTGATACTATTCATCAAATAATCCACCAATACGG ggCTCGGCAAGTTCCAACCATTACTCATAATTTGACGATTCCTCTCAAGTTTGAAGACTATGTCTAG